The Solanum pennellii chromosome 4, SPENNV200 genomic interval NNNNNNNNNNNNNNNNNNNNNNNNNNNNNNNNNNNNNNNNNNNNNNNNNNNNNNNNNNNNNNNNNNNNNNNNNNNNNNNNNNNNNNNNNNNNNNNNNNNNNNNNNNNNNNNNNNNNNNNNNNNNNNNNNNNNNNNNNNNNNNNNNNNNNNNNNNNNNNNNNNNNNNNNNNNNNNNNNNNNNNNNNNNNNNNNNNNNNNNNNNNNNNNNNNNNNNNNNNNNNNNNNNNNNNNNNNNNNNNNNNNNNNNNNNNNNNNNNNNNNNNNNNNNNNNNNNNNNNNNNNNNNNNNNNNNNNNNNNNNNNNNNNNNNNNNNNNNNNNNNNNNNNNNNNNNNNNNNNNNNNNNNNNNNNNNNNNNNNNNNNNNNNNNNNNNNNNNNNNNNNNNNNNNNNNNNNNNNNNNNNNNNNNNNNNNNNNNNNNNNNNNNNNNNNNNNNNNNNNNNNNNNNNNNNNNNNNNNNNNNNNNNNNNNNNNNNNNNNNNNNNNNNNNNNNNNNNNNNNNNNNNNNNNNNNNNNNNNNNNNNNNNNNNNNNNNNNNNNNNNNNNNNNNNNNNNNNNNNNNNNNNNNNNNNNNNNNNNNNNNNNNNNNNNNNNNNNNNNNNNNNNNNNNNNNNNNNNNNNNNNNNNNNNNNNNNNNNNNNNNNNNNNNNNNNNNNNNNNNNNNNNNNNNNNNNNNNNNNNNNNNNNNNNNNNNNNNNNNNNNNNNNNNNNNNNNNNNNNNNNNNNNNNNNNNNNNNNNNNNNNNNNNNNNNNNNNNNNNNNNNNNNNNNNNNNNNNNNNNNNNNNNNNNNNNNNNNNNNNNNNNNNNNNNNNNNNNNNNNNNNNNNNNNNNNNNNNNNNNNNNNNNNNNNNNNNNNNNNNNNNNNNNNNNNNNNNNNNNNNNNNNNNNNNNNNNNNNNNNNNNNNNNNNNNNNNNNNNNNNNNNNNNNNNNNNNNNNNNNNNNNNNNNNNNNNNNNNNNNNNNNNNNNNNNNNNNNNNNNNNNNNNNNNNNNNNNNNNNNNNNNNNNNNNNNNNNNNNNNNNNNNNNNNNNNNNNNNNNNNNNNNNNNNNNNNNNNNNNNNNNNNNNNNNNNNNNNNNNNNNNNNNNNNNNNNNNNNNNNNNNNNNNNNNNNNNNNNNNNNNNNNNNNNNNNNNNNNNNNNNNNNNNNNNNNNNNNNNNNNNNNNNNNNNNNNNNNNNNNNNNNNNNNNNNNNNNNNNNNNNNNNNNNNNNNNNNNNNNNNNNNNNNNNNNNNNNNNNNNNNNNNNNNTCATGCACTCAATCTTCCAGTTGAATTTTCAGAAATCAGTACAGAAgttttttcaagaaatataaAGCTTACATTTAACAACTATTAAAAGTCAATAGTTACCTTTGAACGGAGATAGCCCCCAAATGTAAGCCCAATAAGACTCGTTTCTTCTTCAAAAGAGCCAGGTGCAGTAACCCCAGCTCCCTTCAAGCAAATGGATTGCATTGTGTCGATAACATACCTGTTGAGTTAGGAAAACAGACATAAACAACTAACTTAGAACTTCAAGAGATACTTGCACATCTACAGGCTCCACAGATTCAGAAAATATACCTAAGAAATTCATGAGCGTCTTCTTCTCTACCATTACCAAGATTGCTCCCGATGCTTTCGAGATGGGAAATTATACTACTAGGAGATAGGGGAGAGTTCCCATCTTTTGCTTTTAGAACTAGACTTTCAAATTCGCATGTGAAGCACCACTCTTTCTTTTCACCTGATAGCAGCATATAAAGAGAGGAAAACTGGTGACTTTAATTTCGTTCTGGGGTCTGAGAAtgatgagttttttttaaaaataaacctaACAAACAGAAGTGGACATACATGTCTTTGAGTGGAGCCCTTGAAGAAAATATGAAGTAAGTGGTGGTGTAAATGCCAGGCACTGAAGGACAGCATTAGCGTAGCAGCTGCAGCACATGGCAGAAAAAATCAGGCATGAAGAAATACACAtatatttgagattttgatgaGTATCTCACCACCCAGCAAGTATCAGAATTGCTTACACAAGGGAATAGCCAAATAAACAACAATAGATTTAGAATTTCCATCTTCAAGTTGAGACATTAACTGGGCAGcaaaatataggaaaatagGACAGCAAGAAATCTGAATATTCGGCCATTAAATCTTGACTAAAGCCTCTTAAAGTAGTCAATTAATATCTGATTCCTTTGTCTTTTCACAATGTTATTTTCATTGAAGCCAATCAATCTTTGTGTTTAAGGAGGGCATAAAACATCATAAATTCCAGGTATATTTTGGCCCACAACATCCTTCGTATGAAATGAATAGTAAACTTATGTTGAAATCAACAGATGTGAAACTATTCCTCAAGCAAGGCAGCCGATAAGTCATTGAAGGATTTGTGTGAATAATGGAATGGTTAACATTACTCATTTTAAACTCCCCCACGGTGATATAATATCTTTTCACAAATTCTTGAGTACAGGAGTCCactttacttcataaatttatgCAATAATGATCTCAGCAGAAAAAGGCTCTTGAACGTCACTCTGTCAATCATCATGAATCATGCAAAGTGTTTCTCATATATTTTGAACCTCACAGTAATCAACCAAATTTCTTGGTAGACTGAACAACCAATGACTGAGAAACTTTTACTCCTAAAAAGGGAATGCATGTTCAGAGACTTCAATAAAGTGATATAATTACTTGAAATCAGAATGTTACGAAAAAAATTCGAACACGTGGATAAGAAGTTATACGAGGCACAATTCATCCAAAACTAGCTAAATCTCATGCCACATACCTGTTACCACAATTTACAAGGCCAAATGGCCGCAATTCATTCTTCCAGTTATGAAGCTTCACAAAACTTTCATATGGAAATAGAGCCTGAAAAGAAACACATCTGATGAATACAGTGTTCTATAATCTTCCGTGCATGACAGGCGAAAATCAGAGATAAGCTTAAGTAATGCATACCTTGTTGCCATGTCTTCCATTTACATCACACTCGTCCCCTAGAGAATTAAGTCGTGTCAGCTTTGAACTCCTGAGCTGATCAACAACTTTTAAAACAGATGACTTCAAGCCATTCTTTGCATTTGGTAATGGAACACTAGACTCTGCCGAACAGGCACTGGCCACTTGAGTGCCATCGATCTTTGGTAACTTCACATTTTGGATATCATGCCTCACATTGTTAGAAGAGATATTATCAGCAATTTTGGCAGGAGAAGATcctttttgtctttcttttgGCAATTGTAGAGCACTGGCAGAGCCTTCAACGCCACGATATGACTCGTTGGGGCTTGAGGATCGCAAGCTACTAACTTTCAACCCATCATGCTTCTTTATATTAGCAGAAGCCCTAGATGAGGAGTATCTACCTTCCTCAGAGGTCAATGTGCATTTATCACGGGAGCCATGCACATCAAGCTGATCCGAAGTTACAGNGAAGCTGATCCGAAGTTACAGACCGCGAAGCTGATGACCTACTACTTTCTTTCTGGTCTTTAATTTCAATTCTTGATTCAACTCGATTGACTGGTTTCGGCACTTCCACTATAATTGGAGTTGGattttccagattctttttTGAGTTCGATCCTTGTTCGCCTGCCTCAGGTATAAGAGGTATAGCAAATTCAGGGGGGTGACATGAAGTTGATTGAGAGTCTGAAATTTTGATGTCACAAGCATCTTTGGAAGGAGGATCTGCAATACCATCAAGTGAACCAATCCTAGATCTAGTATAAGGAACTGGTCCTTCCCAAAAACTAGATGAGGGTGTAGATGGCGCTGTCAATGAAGATTCACTGGAGTCATCGGTACCTGAACTTGAAGTCCAATATTTAGACTGCGTGTCCCCATGAATGCTAGGCTTGGTGTGATTATATTTTCCAGACGTGGAATCATTATCTGCAGTTTGTACCAGTTGGGGTTGCTCTGTGTAGGATGGCTTAAATCTTTCTACCTTGGAATGATTAGTCTGAATCTTAACTGTATCATTAACAGCAGACCTATGACTGTCAGAAGCATCAGAGTCATTTGAATCAGATGCAGAATGATCAACAGAAGATCCACTTGAAGTAGAGAGGTCCAAATGTTCACATGAAGATGAATGAAGCACGAAACTGGAGTTCAAATTGAGACATTTTGAATCTGTCAGACTCTGTCCACCTGTTTCATGCTTTCCATCAGATGTTGCAAAGTATTTGGATCTCAAAAGTGCAGCTTCCTCTGGGGAAGCAGTGCCTGATTCTGAAGAACGTCTCCCTTCAACCTCGGTGCTCTTAAGATGACTTCCATCGGGTTCCTGCTTATACGCCTTCAGATGAGATTTTGCCTCAGCATCATTGAGGTGATCCAAGTTGCTAACTGGACGGCATTCATCCTTGTGACCTTGTCTCCAATGAAGGATTTGACATTTGCCAGAGCTGACATGAGTACAAAATATAGGAATATTAGAGCTGTAGATATGAGTGTTTTAGAGCTTCAAGAAAATTAAAGTTGATAGCTATCAAATAAGAGATAAGACACCTAATATACAAGTGGTATACTGAGTGTATAGTACTAATAATGCAAGAAATGTCAGCATAAACTCTTTCGACAAATTTATTTCTCGAAACCATTTAAGTAAGAGCAAAGCTGTAAACACCGTCATTAGCATCAACATAAATGCTAATCCAAAAATTGTCTTCTCAACTATCAAAACAATATCTTCCTCCACAACCCCACCCAAAAAGAAGTCAATCAAACAGACaaaggaagaaaaaataatgcaGGACTATCCAACATGAAGCTTTCTCCAATGATTAACGCAGCACAGCAATAATCTGATGAAGGAAAGGAAACAAAAGGCATACAATACAAAGATGAAGTTAAGATGTTTGAGAAAGAACACCGGAAAATCTTGTTAGACTCAGGCGCTTAGGACTACTAAAATACGGATATAAATGCCAGGATACAACAAGACTTatgttataaaagaaaaaaagtctTCAGACCataataataattcatcaaGCAAAAGGTCTATGCAACACATGGTAAGAgctgaacaccacatctcataCCTCCTCCTTCCAGATTCAGTAGAAACACTTTCACCTCAGTTTCATCCATATTGAGCTGCAATTACAACTGTTTGaagcacttctaaactaatAATGCAACATTATTTACCTCCCCTTACATTTAATTTCAGAAGTCCACACCCAttggtttgagcttgggacttccgtgttggaggtctcaagttcgaaaccccttgccagcgaaagcaagggaTTTGCCTTATGGGTCGAGCTCATCGTACCATGCTTGCcctgtggtttgcgagctattgcataggagcggggattttaccctgtgcgcacccaaagggtaaCGGCTGCGGGTTTCCATTGTCATAAAAAAGCAAAAAGTCCACACCCATTAAATGAATCAAATTTGAATGATGTTTGTCCGCTCTATCCTCATCCCGGAATGTATTCTTTTAGCATTTGATAATcatttgaaagaaattaaaattacataaatccaTCCTAAATGGGATGTATATATTTCAACTTATGAAGTTAGAACCTAAACATGAATTAGGTGCTTTAGATTTCCACTCTTACTACTTATTTTGAACGTGGGAGCATAACTAACTTACAGTAAGCACTACTATTGGAAGAGTTGGATCAATACATTGAAAAGGGGAACTACAATAATGGCTAGCCCTCAATATGAATGAGCCTTAATAATTGACCTGTTGTAACtacatttcataaaataagaCACAAATTTATTGTACACATGGAAGAGATTAGAGAAAAAACCATTTAAGGGTAGCAAAAGCTGATCAAACTAGTAAGAAGTCTTGAAAACATCTATCAGcccttttttatctttaaaagtcAGCTTACTCAACTCAACATTCTTCTTATAAATAAACCTGTCAATGAGATCATTACTTCCAAATTGCAATGAGCCTAGCTTAAGCTTTGCTCTACTGACATATATTAATTCGCCtatacaaataaatttcatGAGGTAGCATGAAGATAATCACAAATGATATCTTCAATCTTAAGTTGGTTCTTGTGGCAATTCATCTAATAATAAGGAGAAGGAAGGAAACAAAAgatctaaaagaaaaatattttcaactctaGATCAGCAATGACTCTTTCATccataacaaaaaaatgaatatatttctTGGAAACCATAAATTTCGCCCGTACTAGTTAACTATTAATGTATAATGATGAATCAGAATGAACAGCAATGCCGCTCTCTTAGTATTGTCTAAGTAAGAATTCAGCAGCAGTCTGTCACAGAGAAAAGAGCTTTAATTGATGGCACAAAATGGTGACCAATTACCATATACCATCAGCAGCTCATTCGTTCCCATTTGATTCTAGTGTGTGACAGAAGAAAGTCTTCATTAGAAGAACAGCAGCCCAATTATACAACTGAAACTATGTCATCAACTGCAGTATTTTTTCATCAGATGCCTCTTTTCTTCTTGATACTACCAGAACTAAaaaaggatgaagcaattgaaaACCCCTTCAACAAGGTTGCAACTTTTAGTAGATGGTTCATCTAAAATCAACACCTAATCCCAGCAAGTCTATCAATGATCTAGTTTCAACTAAACAACAACAAAGGCAAAGCTTCAACCTTACGCTAGCTGGATaggctatatgaatcctcactaTCCATACTGGCTATTGCTAATTTAAGTTCCTTAGAAAACAGGTGTACCAACAGACCATGCCTTTCATCATACACTCCAGCAAAAAAGGAACATATAAGAAGTAAGATATAAACTTCTAGGAGAGATTGAGTTTATGAATAATCATACCAGTAGCGAACTGCTTTACATTGGGAGCACCGAGTAGAGGTTGGAGACGAGCAAACCGCACATTGGTACTGCAATTGCCGTGAACCAgaatatgatgttgaatttgttggtggtggtggcgGCGATGCTGATGATGCCGGTGTTTCAACAAACACCTCATCATCATCCTTCAGCGACTCATACCTATACCCATAACCATACCCATACTCCTCAGCGGCTTGTAGCTCAACCCTAGCTGCCTCCTCCGAAGCCAAAACCAACAACCTCTTGATCTCCTCCCTCCTGGCCACCGAACGCCTCCATTTCCGTCTAACCACAAAACCTAACACCGGTCCAAAAACCGCCACAAACGCCGCCACCACCAAGCTCGAGAGAAACCCTAGATCCCCTCCCACGAGCATTTACACAAACCCACAAACAACAATAGATCACATCCAAACCCTAATCCTTCCAAATTCATAGAGCTCTACCACCCCTCCACCGATCACGATGTTGAAAATCCTCCAGCACACAAAGATCAAAACTTTGCATGCACACAGAATTCAATCAACCAAAATTGTGAAGAAATCGAGAGAGGAAAGTGCAATAAAGTCACTGGAAGAGAGAAGATTCTGACCCaaacagaatttttttttcctagATCGAGAATTTAGgggatttttttaaagtttcaagtaagaGAAAGTTTAGGGGAAAATTGAAAAAGGAAACTAAATAATAGGCGTACTGTGtgaaaataagaataattataGGGGTTAaactataaaatattaattctttGAGGACTATATAAGAAAATTGATCGTTGAGGAAAAGAATTTTGTCCCTTTTGTCCTCAGGCATCGAGAGACGTGAACCCTTGGCTCATCTAAATATTCCGACCGGAGTTTTTTGAACCGGTCCGACTGAACCGggtttttattattctaaaaaatattctatGAGCCGGTCCGATTGTTCACCATTGAACCGGGTTTAACGATTCTAAAAAAATGCCGACTTCCATTTAACGTTagaccaaaatattttttatttctatttataaGATAGCACTTTCATTAATGGTTTACCATAAACTTTTCGATGAATTAGTAAACAAATATTTCACAATAAATTATCGATTATTTTGACCATGTTTAAGattttaatgtgatttaattatttaacgaTTTTTGTTTGTACTTTGTTAAAGTTTGACATGTTCTTTAttgatatagttttttttttttttgaattatcgTATAAGAAATCATTGTTGTTCAAATATCATTAAATTCTATCCCGTATgattaaaaattgttttatgTTCTTAAAAGATGATACGGTACACGCTAAATTGAATATAACGTTAACTTGGTATGCCATATCAGCTCCATATCAcgcttttattttttaaaataattggaTGATGTGGTTGTGGTGGTTTGGAATGATAATTTGAGGAAGAATGTAGAGCGatttagtgatgatacaatatATGAAGTTAGACATTTTAATTGATTTGTCATGCTACATTATTTTTCGAAatcaaaacattaatttttCTGACAAATTTAGTTTTACAACGACACAAGGTGATTTTTTTCTAAGTAGTAATGTCAAATAGGGTATGGAAGATAACTAATCAAAGCAAGCATTTTACAATGTTATATCTTTTAGAGAATagcaaagattaaaaaaaaaaagataagatAATACTGATCTTTATATCTGTGAAgccagattttattttttattattttttttgaaatgaacattcacttaaaatgatcattcaaaagttttatattattgatacaaaaatatattatttgaatctTCGAtttaaatagaataaaaatatttattgaataattaaaaaggaGAGATATATTTAAATACATCGAAAAGTTTGTTGAgcacaacaaaattgaaaataaatctTTAACTTAgtgtttcattattttttttctattaatattCTATTAAGATTTTGTTTCTACAAAAACATTGGACTATAATAAAGACTTTGAAAGTTGAATATATTAGTATTTAGTTATGACAATTAGTAGTACGTGTGCCACCGACAATTGAATATGATGGATTACTCACCAATTTGTGAACATTATTtactacaaataaaattttaatattcatattcttttaaCATCCCTTTTTAATTTAGTAACATAAATCCGAATTTTATAATGGTTTTTTGAAGAAttgtttgaatatttattttcttgtccTTTTGTTTTGATACAAAAAGTATAAAATTCTTGTGtgtttgttattattttgtCTTATGTGGCGGACCAAATTAGTCTCACGctaattaaaaacaattctctctttttttctcttctgatattgtattattttttattgagcTCACAGgtaattaataaaacaaaatagttTTGTATACAAGAGAAATAAGATCGAAGGCGAAATGGATCGATTTGCACACATCCACATGCGGGATATATATAATGCCtagttcaaaaatatttttgagccTGTCAAAAAAATATCTTAGTTTCTTGCCTATAATATGAGTTGTCTTCTGTGAAGTTTTTATTTTCAGTTATGAATACATGTGTTTGAAAGTGACTACATGAAATTCCACCAATAATTTACATTCTAATTGGGTCGAAATAAAATTGATTCCAAgatattctttaattatatagtttgttagctattttttttttttatcataatcaactttttagtatttttctaACAAAGAAAATGTATAAATAATCTATCAAAAacctaataaacaaaaaaaaaagttgtggtccagataaattttaaattcagaATCTGCTTCTCGTCAAGAAACCATCCAACTagaattataacaatattaaaatttggAAGTCGATTAATTTCGgattatgtaattatatatgatattttaaatatataataagttcaattttaaaaaaaataaaattaaaaatttgctTAAATTTAATTCTGAATATCACCATtctcttttctaaaaaaaaataaaaaagatattgggaaatggttaaaaaaaatatatttaagaaaagaaaaattgttgaGTTTgtgtaaaaataacataaaccaAATGACAAGCAATAGGTTTTGTCCTTCCAAATTTTAGATGATGATAGCCATGACTTTTATTTATTGGCTAATTATCACTCAAAATACTGTTAATTTGTgaattttcaaagttgaattgatTCATAAAAATGACACCATGGCCAATCAAAATGGAATATACAATCACCTTTCTATTGGTCCATTTTATGAGTGGTATACATAATTTTAGTGATCGATATCAATAATTCAGATCTATCTCGAAGATAGGATAACAtctgtatatattttattatttttaaactttacaTATAAAATTGTATTGACTATGTTATTATCCATATTTATTGTTTGATATCTGAATTTACGCAACAATCTAAAACctataaaataagaaatctatatttattaattataaataacatGTTGGTCAATCCTTGAATTAAACAAATTGAAGTAAAATCATTTCATCCCTTTTTATTTAACTACACATTGTAAATCTATACAATAAAACTATtggcaaaaaatattttatattcaaattatttcaataatgaattaatattGAGATTGACTAAGCATTTAAAGTGAAGGTATGAGAATAtgaataagagaaaaaaaaattgtttttcatCAAGATCTTTCTCTATTTTCAGGGCGAATACAAAATTTTACGTGAAAGTGAAGAAACTCTATCTTACTGCATtacaatttttaatgaaatgtttGAATAATCTAACATATATTTAGCGTCCACTTAATTTACAcctttattaaataattttatatatcttttaaattaaaacattaaaaaacgAAAACGatccatataattttttagaatataAGAGGAAAAATGTTATTATCACCACAATATATAACTAGCTTTTCAAAACATTGAGGTGGTATATATATTATCCCATCAAAGGGGGAGAAAATTGGGCAGAGGGTCAATTTCATGAACTTTTCAATAATGTTATTAGCCAAAATAATAACTAGCTCTTCATAATTAGGACCATATAATAAAATAGCTCTTCAAATTTAGGaccatataataaaataactcttcaa includes:
- the LOC107017022 gene encoding LOW QUALITY PROTEIN: ubiquitin carboxyl-terminal hydrolase 16 (The sequence of the model RefSeq protein was modified relative to this genomic sequence to represent the inferred CDS: deleted 1 base in 1 codon), producing the protein MLVGGDLGFLSSLVVAAFVAVFGPVLGFVVRRKWRRSVARREEIKRLLVLASEEAARVELQAAEEYGYGYGYRYESLKDDDEVFVETPASSASPPPPPTNSTSYSGSRQLQYQCAVCSSPTSTRCSQCKAVRYCSGKCQILHWRQGHKDECRPVSNLDHLNDAEAKSHLKAYKQEPDGSHLKSTEVEGRRSSESGTASPEEAALLRSKYFATSDGKHETGGQSLTDSKCLNLNSSFVLHSSSCEHLDLSTSSGSSVDHSASDSNDSDASDSHRSAVNDTVKIQTNHSKVERFKPSYTEQPQLVQTADNDSTSGKYNHTKPSIHGDTQSKYWTSSSGTDDSSESSLTAPSTPSSSFWEGPVPYTRSRIGSLDGIADPPSKDACDIKISDSQSTSCHPPEFAIPLIPEAGEQGSNSKKNLENPTPIIVEVPKPVNRVESRIEIKDQKESSRSSASRSVTSDQLXVTSDQLDVHGSRDKCTLTSEEGRYSSSRASANIKKHDGLKVSSLRSSSPNESYRGVEGSASALQLPKERQKGSSPAKIADNISSNNVRHDIQNVKLPKIDGTQVASACSAESSVPLPNAKNGLKSSVLKVVDQLRSSKLTRLNSLGDECDVNGRHGNKALFPYESFVKLHNWKNELRPFGLVNCGNSCYANAVLQCLAFTPPLTSYFLQGLHSKTCEKKEWCFTCEFESLVLKAKDGNSPLSPSSIISHLESIGSNLGNGREEDAHEFLRYVIDTMQSICLKGAGVTAPGSFEEETSLIGLTFGGYLRSKIESLYLLHYFIQFLQLFRVSKVISTFTTVELRIGEEQEQTVVAIEQSKEQHAVV